One Amaranthus tricolor cultivar Red isolate AtriRed21 chromosome 10, ASM2621246v1, whole genome shotgun sequence genomic window carries:
- the LOC130825834 gene encoding myb-related protein 305-like — MIEEGGWRKGPWTAEEDRLLIEYVKFHGEGRWNSVARLTGLRRNGKSCRLRWVNYLRPDLKRGQITPHEESIILDLHAKWGNRWSTIARSLPGRTDNEIKNYWRTHFKKKEKTSPNKSPEKSKTHQLRKQQFQQEQQRQQQQRFMSLDMKKIMSLLLDDNENKLTAVNSVPQVLETCNDWINNPSTTDIVSDQEQGVLISSSSEEGSNNENDVLGCWDNNGANFWNFDDFQWSILCARSAGVRDFSADNYRFGHDF; from the exons ATGATAGAAGAAGGTGGGTGGAGGAAAGGACCTTGGACTGCTGAGGAAGATAGATTGCTCATTGAGTATGTCAAATTTCATGGTGAAGGAAGATGGAATTCTGTTGCTAGGCTTACTG GATTGAGAAGGAATGGAAAAAGTTGTAGATTGAGGTGGGTAAACTACTTAAGACCTGATCTCAAAAGGGGCCAAATTACTCCTCATGAAGAAAGTATCATCCTTGACCTTCATGCTAAGTGGGGCAATAG GTGGTCCACTATTGCTCGAAGTTTACCAGGAAGAACAGATAacgaaattaaaaattattggcGGACTCAttttaagaaaaaggaaaaaacatCACCAAACAAAAGCccagaaaaatcaaaaacacatcaattaagaaaacaacaatttcaacaagaacaacaacgacaacaacaacaacgatTTATGTCCTTAGACATGAAAAAAATCATGTCTCTTCTTTTGGACGACAATGAAAACAAGTTAACAGCCGTCAATTCAGTTCCTCAAGTACTGGAAACATGTAATGATTGGATAAATAATCCTAGTACTACTGATATAGTAAGTGATCAAGAACAAGGGGTTTTGATCTCTTCATCATCTGAAGAAGGTTCTAATAATGAAAATGATGTTCTTGGCTGTTGGGATAATAATGGTGCTAATTTCTGGAATTTTGATGATTTTCAATGGAGTATTTTATGTGCAAGATCAGCTGGTGTGCGTGATTTTAGTGCTGATAATTATCGTTTTGGTCAtgacttttga
- the LOC130825983 gene encoding probable folate-biopterin transporter 9, chloroplastic isoform X2: MLSWGPLSLISVVGEALPTLMTCVLFSNLGAAVTEVAQDALVAEYGQKHKIVGLQSYTFMAIALAGVLGNSLGGILLSKTHPKTLFSIFALLLSAQLLVSFLTREASLGLSKPSSSFVEQSSLCSNRVHTSFLTNIKKQFSDLIVALSGDKISRPLIWVVASIAMVPMLTGSIFCYQTQYLNLDPSVIGTSKVIGQILLLSLTVLYDRYWKNIPMKKLISVVQIVYAFSLLFDLVLVKQFNLKFGVPNDVFALCLSGLAETIATFKTVPFFVLIGSLCPPGCEASVTAFLASALTLSSIFSGFFGIGLASMLGITSDNFSSLPVGITLQFLVALVPLVWINNLPTSLPSIEKEKKKGKSKRSRRNRRVGRVVINSDFSYRRERESETQR; the protein is encoded by the coding sequence ATGTTGTCATGGGGGccattatctttaatttcagTGGTGGGTGAAGCCCTTCCTACCCTTATGACATGCGTTCTTTTCAGTAATCTTGGGGCGGCCGTTACAGAGGTTGCGCAAGATGCGCTTGTTGCCGAATATGGTCAAAAGCACAAAATTGTTGGGCTACAATCCTATACGTTCATGGCAATAGCGCTGGCTGGAGTTTTAGGCAATTCATTGGGTGGTATACTTTTATCTAAAACACACCCGAAGACGCTTTTTTCTATATTTGCACTCCTCCTCTCCGCACAACTTCTCGTTTCCTTTTTGACAAGAGAAGCGTCCCTCGGTTTATCGAAACCTTCAAGTTCCTTTGTTGAACAAAGTTCATTATGCTCCAATCGTGTACACACTTCATTCTTGACCAATATCAAGAAGCAGTTCTCCGACCTTATAGTTGCGTTGAGCGGGGATAAAATATCACGGCCTCTAATATGGGTTGTAGCTTCTATTGCAATGGTGCCTATGCTTACGGGATCTATCTTTTGCTATCAAACACAATACCTTAATCTAGATCCTTCCGTCATCGGAACTTCCAAGGTAATTGGGCAGATACTGCTTTTATCATTAACTGTTCTCTATGACCGGtattggaagaatatccctatgAAGAAGCTAATCAGCGTAGTTCAGATCGTGTATGCGTTCTCTCTCCTTTTTGACCTTGTTCTCGTAAAACAATTCAACTTAAAGTTTGGAGTACCAAATGATGTATTTGCTCTGTGCTTGTCGGGTTTAGCTGAGACTATCGCTACTTTTAAAACCGTACCCTTTTTTGTGCTTATCGGGAGCTTATGTCCTCCGGGATGTGAAGCTTCGGTAACTGCGTTCCTGGCTTCAGCTTTGACTTTGTCGTCGATTTTTAGCGGTTTCTTCGGTATTGGATTGGCTTCAATGCTTGGTATAACTTCGGATAATTTTTCTAGTCTCCCGGTTGGGATCACACTACAGTTTTTGGTTGCGTTAGTTCCTTTAGTATGGATCAACAACCTCCCAACTTCACTACCTTCAAtcgaaaaggaaaagaagaaagGCAAGAGTAAAAGGAGTCGAAGAAATCGGAGAGTCGGAAGAGTGGTGATTAACTCAGATTTTTCCTATCGACGAGAAAGAGAATCAGAGACACAAAGATAA
- the LOC130825983 gene encoding probable folate-biopterin transporter 8, chloroplastic isoform X1 produces MVSLLIPNGIFTNPLIKTNPKSKPIICFQSQNSKFLTPFDFINKFMKPNSRNYINSIVKVPKAVPFMEKSKGKREKRGDNEGIVEGEKIDGNVKMGSKQMMILCGLGYWVQGFRCFPWLALNFHMAHNLNFDPSTLQLVQNSGNLPMVAKPLYGILSDALYIGSAHRIPYICIGVLLQMLSWGPLSLISVVGEALPTLMTCVLFSNLGAAVTEVAQDALVAEYGQKHKIVGLQSYTFMAIALAGVLGNSLGGILLSKTHPKTLFSIFALLLSAQLLVSFLTREASLGLSKPSSSFVEQSSLCSNRVHTSFLTNIKKQFSDLIVALSGDKISRPLIWVVASIAMVPMLTGSIFCYQTQYLNLDPSVIGTSKVIGQILLLSLTVLYDRYWKNIPMKKLISVVQIVYAFSLLFDLVLVKQFNLKFGVPNDVFALCLSGLAETIATFKTVPFFVLIGSLCPPGCEASVTAFLASALTLSSIFSGFFGIGLASMLGITSDNFSSLPVGITLQFLVALVPLVWINNLPTSLPSIEKEKKKGKSKRSRRNRRVGRVVINSDFSYRRERESETQR; encoded by the exons ATGGTTTCTTTGCTAATTCCCAATGGAATTTTTACAAACCCATTAATCAAAACTAACCCAAAATCAAAACCCATAATTTGTTTTCAATCCCAAAACTCTAAATTCCTCACCCCCTTTGattttatcaacaaattcatgaaACCCAATTCAAGAAATTACATAAATTCCATTGTTAAAGTGCCAAAGGCTGTACCTTTCATGGAAAAAAGCAAGGGAAAAAGGGAAAAAAGAGGTGATAATGAGGGGATTGTTGAGGGAGAAAAGATTGATGGTAATGTCAAAATGGGTAGTAAACAAATGATGATTTTGTGTGGATTGGGTTATTGGGTACAAGGGTTTAGGTGTTTTCCATGGTTGGCTCTTAATTTTCACATGGCCCATAATCTGAATTTTGATCCTTCAACTTTGCAATTGGTGCAGAATTCTGGTAATCTACCCATGGTGGCTAAACCCTTATATGGGATTTTATCTGATGCTCTCTACATTGGTTCTGCTCATAGAATTCCTTATATATGCATAGGAG TTCTTTTGCAGATGTTGTCATGGGGGccattatctttaatttcagTGGTGGGTGAAGCCCTTCCTACCCTTATGACATGCGTTCTTTTCAGTAATCTTGGGGCGGCCGTTACAGAGGTTGCGCAAGATGCGCTTGTTGCCGAATATGGTCAAAAGCACAAAATTGTTGGGCTACAATCCTATACGTTCATGGCAATAGCGCTGGCTGGAGTTTTAGGCAATTCATTGGGTGGTATACTTTTATCTAAAACACACCCGAAGACGCTTTTTTCTATATTTGCACTCCTCCTCTCCGCACAACTTCTCGTTTCCTTTTTGACAAGAGAAGCGTCCCTCGGTTTATCGAAACCTTCAAGTTCCTTTGTTGAACAAAGTTCATTATGCTCCAATCGTGTACACACTTCATTCTTGACCAATATCAAGAAGCAGTTCTCCGACCTTATAGTTGCGTTGAGCGGGGATAAAATATCACGGCCTCTAATATGGGTTGTAGCTTCTATTGCAATGGTGCCTATGCTTACGGGATCTATCTTTTGCTATCAAACACAATACCTTAATCTAGATCCTTCCGTCATCGGAACTTCCAAGGTAATTGGGCAGATACTGCTTTTATCATTAACTGTTCTCTATGACCGGtattggaagaatatccctatgAAGAAGCTAATCAGCGTAGTTCAGATCGTGTATGCGTTCTCTCTCCTTTTTGACCTTGTTCTCGTAAAACAATTCAACTTAAAGTTTGGAGTACCAAATGATGTATTTGCTCTGTGCTTGTCGGGTTTAGCTGAGACTATCGCTACTTTTAAAACCGTACCCTTTTTTGTGCTTATCGGGAGCTTATGTCCTCCGGGATGTGAAGCTTCGGTAACTGCGTTCCTGGCTTCAGCTTTGACTTTGTCGTCGATTTTTAGCGGTTTCTTCGGTATTGGATTGGCTTCAATGCTTGGTATAACTTCGGATAATTTTTCTAGTCTCCCGGTTGGGATCACACTACAGTTTTTGGTTGCGTTAGTTCCTTTAGTATGGATCAACAACCTCCCAACTTCACTACCTTCAAtcgaaaaggaaaagaagaaagGCAAGAGTAAAAGGAGTCGAAGAAATCGGAGAGTCGGAAGAGTGGTGATTAACTCAGATTTTTCCTATCGACGAGAAAGAGAATCAGAGACACAAAGATAA